One part of the Phycisphaeraceae bacterium genome encodes these proteins:
- a CDS encoding response regulator — protein MTPGAPHAGESPSSPDQDLPPLSIVALDDDADFRQYIRAVLEPSGHDVRTAATPDEFFSACEAHLPDVVLLDIKMGRHNGEAVLQEIRRRWPRQCVVVVTGYPSLDSMRQTFKQDAFDYLAKPFSLQELNKTLGQAVASLGLGRRPQDRLRQELGRQIRLARTEKGWTLKDLSEACGISVSQLSSIERGSHLPSLESLLAVASALDRLPSAWLAAAGF, from the coding sequence GTGACACCAGGCGCCCCGCACGCCGGCGAATCACCGTCCTCGCCCGACCAGGACCTTCCACCCCTGTCGATTGTCGCGCTGGATGACGATGCCGACTTCCGCCAGTACATCCGCGCCGTCCTTGAGCCCTCGGGGCACGACGTCCGGACCGCCGCGACGCCCGACGAGTTCTTCTCGGCCTGCGAGGCTCACCTGCCCGACGTCGTTCTGCTCGACATCAAGATGGGCCGCCACAACGGCGAAGCGGTGCTCCAGGAGATCCGTCGCCGGTGGCCCCGCCAGTGCGTGGTCGTCGTCACGGGGTACCCCTCCCTCGACTCGATGCGCCAGACCTTCAAGCAGGATGCCTTCGACTACCTCGCCAAGCCCTTCTCCCTCCAGGAACTGAACAAGACCCTTGGCCAGGCGGTCGCCAGTCTCGGCCTCGGCCGTCGCCCCCAAGATCGGCTCAGGCAGGAACTCGGTCGCCAGATCCGCCTCGCCCGCACCGAGAAGGGATGGACGCTCAAGGACCTCTCCGAAGCCTGCGGGATCTCCGTCAGCCAGCTCTCCTCGATCGAGCGCGGTTCCCACCTCCCCAGCCTGGAGAGCCTGCTCGCCGTCGCCTCGGCCCTCGACCGCCTCCCTTCCGCCTGGCTCGCCGCCGCGGGCTTCTAA
- a CDS encoding HAMP domain-containing histidine kinase, whose amino-acid sequence MTTAPPEPRRPPDAMDPARPSGILAGMRIRKKLIVLHTCFSLVLAGVLALSLRPAINEVVRRAEAHEALIVLGTHLRGAPDTEGVDVSRGTPESLQLSPEVAAQARATPREPVVVDASAGPMVVAFDPDAAPERSFIAVSSRLAAARGAVLRLYLLMTLALLAVYALVAATLELFILPKQVYEPIRLMREADLAVQQGRRTAELIDESAIPADELGEIMRSRNHSILTIRRHERDLAESARQLAEAAADLKRKNHLLETARQNLADADRLASLGLLSAGLSHEMNTPLAVLKGLAEKLVHGRGAGVSQEELELMLRVVGRLERLSESLLDFARVRPPKSAPADIRGLVEEAWTLVRLDRDARAVEFADSVAEGTIVECDADRIVQVLVNLLRNAVDAMDGAGTIVVAAEDAERDGREWISLSVADDGPGIDPEVLGRLFEPFASTRLDAHGTGLGLAVAEGIVKEHGGLIVVRNRQNGRGAVFEVLLPKSAARVYTPDTSAAAADPGTLAPTRSTP is encoded by the coding sequence GTGACCACCGCCCCCCCCGAGCCTCGTCGGCCTCCTGATGCGATGGACCCGGCGCGCCCGTCGGGCATCCTCGCGGGCATGCGCATCCGCAAGAAGCTGATCGTCCTGCACACGTGCTTCTCGCTGGTGCTTGCTGGCGTGCTGGCGCTCTCGCTCCGCCCTGCGATCAATGAGGTCGTCCGCCGCGCCGAGGCCCACGAAGCACTGATCGTTCTGGGGACCCACCTCCGTGGCGCACCGGACACCGAGGGTGTTGACGTCAGCCGTGGGACGCCCGAATCGCTCCAGCTCTCTCCGGAGGTCGCCGCTCAAGCCCGCGCCACGCCGCGGGAGCCGGTCGTGGTCGATGCCTCCGCCGGGCCCATGGTCGTCGCGTTTGATCCCGACGCGGCGCCCGAGCGATCGTTTATCGCAGTCTCCTCCCGCCTGGCCGCGGCGCGCGGCGCCGTGCTCCGCCTGTACCTCCTGATGACCCTCGCTCTTCTGGCGGTGTACGCGCTCGTGGCGGCCACGCTCGAACTGTTCATCCTGCCCAAGCAGGTCTACGAGCCGATCCGGCTCATGCGCGAGGCCGATCTGGCCGTGCAGCAGGGCCGCCGCACCGCCGAGCTGATCGACGAATCCGCCATCCCCGCGGACGAACTCGGCGAGATCATGCGGTCGCGCAACCACTCCATCCTGACCATCCGTCGGCACGAGCGCGACCTCGCCGAGTCCGCCCGCCAGCTCGCCGAGGCCGCCGCGGACCTCAAGCGCAAGAACCACCTGCTCGAGACCGCCCGCCAGAACCTCGCCGACGCCGATCGCCTCGCCTCCCTCGGGCTTCTCTCCGCCGGGTTGTCCCACGAGATGAACACGCCGTTGGCGGTCCTCAAGGGCCTGGCGGAGAAACTCGTCCACGGCCGCGGCGCCGGTGTGTCGCAGGAGGAACTGGAGTTGATGCTCCGCGTCGTCGGTCGACTGGAGCGTCTCAGCGAGAGCCTGCTCGACTTTGCCCGCGTCCGCCCGCCAAAGTCGGCGCCCGCTGACATCCGGGGCCTCGTCGAGGAAGCATGGACCCTGGTCCGCCTCGACCGCGACGCCCGGGCCGTCGAGTTCGCCGACTCCGTCGCCGAGGGCACCATTGTGGAGTGCGATGCAGACCGCATTGTCCAGGTCCTGGTCAATCTCCTGCGCAACGCGGTCGACGCCATGGACGGCGCCGGCACGATCGTCGTCGCCGCCGAAGACGCCGAGCGCGATGGCCGGGAGTGGATCTCCCTCTCGGTCGCCGATGACGGCCCCGGGATCGACCCCGAGGTCCTCGGCCGACTCTTCGAGCCCTTTGCGTCGACCCGGCTCGACGCGCACGGCACCGGGCTGGGCCTGGCCGTGGCTGAGGGCATCGTTAAGGAACACGGCGGCCTGATCGTCGTCCGCAACCGACAGAACGGCCGCGGCGCCGTCTTCGAGGTGCTGCTCCCCAAGTCCGCCGCCCGGGTCTACACGCCCGACACCAGCGCGGCCGCCGCCGATCCAGGTACACTCGCCCCCACCCGGAGCACCCCGTGA